One window of Nitrospira sp. genomic DNA carries:
- a CDS encoding efflux RND transporter permease subunit, with protein MSQPHEDHQHGQPGAEQSSNIFVRFQKGFERRFNKFRERYGTLLEWAIARRRAFVTVSLAVAVASMGLFFFLGRDYFPEIRSGVLQMHMRAPLGTRIEVSGRLSTLVSSSIEELLPDQVENIVSNCGLPVGPHNLAFIPTPTVGSQDCDLTILLKDEKSPVWEYRQIVRKGLKERFPGTEFTFQPSDLTAKILNFGAPAPIDVQVNGPDIYASYEFARKLMDKYREIPGATDVVIQQTMRTPTMMVEGDRTFGLGVNRTLSDMADNLLMTTAGSQQVDQVYWLDPSTGMSYLINVYTPQPFINSVNSLKTVPVDSANDTTTNEVQLLGNLTDLSVEGTPGVVTHGNIMPLFDIYVSAEDRDLGSVLADVEKVTKSLEHEKPRTAEIEIHGQAELMRDAYFELIFGLLAAIVLIYLLIVVNFQSWLDPFIIITALPGALAGIAWALFLTHTRLSEPALTGAIMCMGTGTANSILVVSYAREMLQEHGDALRAAIEAGTTRFRPVLMTAAAMIIGMVPMATGYSQNAPLGRAVIGGLLMATLFTLFFVPCVYAIVYSRRMATQQKEIS; from the coding sequence ATGTCGCAACCGCATGAAGACCACCAGCACGGACAACCAGGCGCGGAACAATCATCGAATATCTTCGTCCGCTTTCAGAAGGGGTTCGAGCGTCGCTTCAACAAGTTCCGAGAGCGCTACGGCACGTTGTTGGAATGGGCGATCGCTCGTCGTCGCGCCTTCGTCACCGTTTCGCTCGCCGTCGCGGTAGCCTCGATGGGCCTGTTTTTCTTCCTCGGTCGCGACTATTTCCCGGAGATCCGGTCGGGGGTTTTGCAAATGCATATGCGGGCGCCGCTCGGAACGCGCATCGAGGTGAGCGGGCGTCTGTCCACGTTGGTGTCCTCCAGCATCGAAGAGCTGTTGCCCGATCAAGTCGAAAACATCGTCAGCAATTGCGGTCTGCCGGTCGGGCCGCACAATCTCGCGTTCATTCCGACGCCGACGGTCGGCTCTCAGGATTGCGATTTGACGATCCTCTTGAAGGACGAAAAGTCTCCCGTGTGGGAGTACCGGCAGATCGTCCGCAAGGGCTTGAAAGAACGGTTTCCGGGGACCGAATTCACGTTTCAGCCGTCCGATCTGACCGCCAAGATTCTCAACTTCGGCGCGCCCGCGCCGATCGACGTGCAGGTCAACGGCCCGGATATCTACGCCAGCTATGAGTTTGCCCGGAAATTGATGGACAAATATCGCGAGATCCCCGGCGCCACAGATGTGGTCATCCAGCAAACAATGCGCACGCCGACCATGATGGTCGAAGGCGACCGCACATTCGGACTCGGAGTCAATAGAACTCTGTCGGACATGGCCGACAACCTGCTCATGACGACTGCCGGGAGCCAACAAGTGGATCAGGTTTACTGGCTCGATCCCTCAACCGGTATGTCGTATCTGATCAACGTCTATACACCGCAACCCTTCATCAATAGCGTCAATAGTCTCAAGACCGTCCCGGTCGACTCAGCAAATGATACCACCACTAACGAAGTGCAACTCCTAGGTAATTTAACCGATCTGTCGGTGGAGGGAACGCCGGGCGTGGTCACGCACGGCAACATCATGCCGCTCTTCGACATCTATGTCTCGGCCGAGGACCGCGACCTCGGTTCGGTGCTGGCGGACGTTGAAAAGGTTACCAAGAGTCTGGAGCACGAGAAGCCTCGCACGGCTGAAATTGAAATCCACGGCCAAGCCGAGCTGATGCGGGACGCCTATTTCGAGCTGATCTTCGGACTGCTCGCCGCGATCGTGCTGATCTATCTGTTGATCGTCGTCAATTTCCAATCCTGGCTCGATCCCTTCATCATCATCACGGCCTTGCCCGGCGCGCTGGCGGGTATCGCCTGGGCCTTGTTCCTCACCCATACGCGTCTGTCCGAACCAGCGCTGACGGGCGCCATCATGTGCATGGGAACAGGGACCGCCAATTCGATCCTCGTGGTGTCCTATGCGCGCGAGATGCTTCAAGAGCACGGCGACGCATTACGGGCCGCGATTGAAGCCGGAACGACCCGGTTCCGCCCGGTGCTCATGACTGCCGCGGCCATGATTATAGGGATGGTCCCCATGGCGACGGGCTATTCGCAGAACGCGCCGCTGGGTCGCGCCGTCATCGGCGGCTTGCTCATGGCCACGCTCTTCACCCTGTTTTTCGTACCCTGCGTGTATGCCATCGTTTACAGCCGGCGTATGGCTACACAACAGAAGGAGATCTCATGA
- a CDS encoding efflux RND transporter permease subunit, with translation MNKIVLIALRRPYTFVVMSILIVLFGGLTIQHMPTDVFPNITIPVTSVVWIYSGLLPQQVEGRITYLFERFVTATVEGIKYMHSHSYYGSSITNIYLQDGVDVGRAEADIMAIAQTVVKALPPDISPPMIMRLAPSSIPVAMLEVSSDNMTPAELYNLAYMRIRPLLVTVNGAILPHPYGGQDMQVMVNLDPQKMLARSLTPSDIHNVLMKQYRVLPTGDIKINTTDWIVQTNASPLQIEEFANIPVKREGNAFVYLRDVASVRLMGRVQQNAVLVKGKQTVIIVVMKSTEASTLAVVDGIKKMIPRAEHVVPEGVKIRLLDDASTFVKDAISDVVHEMLTAGALVGLIVLLLLGSWRATVIVWTSIPLSILTAIIGLHWLGETINVMTLGGLALAVGILVDDATVMIENIDRHLEMGKPLEQAIIDAANQIVVPTLVATLCIAIAWLPLFGLTGASGYLFKPMAEAVMIAMIASFILSRTLVPTMAKYMMRSHHVATA, from the coding sequence ATGAATAAGATCGTTCTCATTGCTCTGCGCAGACCGTACACCTTCGTGGTGATGTCGATCCTCATCGTGCTGTTCGGGGGGCTGACGATCCAGCACATGCCGACCGATGTCTTCCCGAATATCACGATTCCGGTCACCTCCGTCGTCTGGATCTACTCCGGCCTGTTGCCGCAACAGGTGGAAGGCCGCATCACGTATCTGTTCGAACGGTTCGTGACCGCCACCGTGGAAGGCATCAAGTACATGCACAGTCACTCGTACTACGGGAGCAGTATCACCAATATCTATCTCCAAGACGGAGTGGATGTCGGTCGAGCCGAAGCGGATATCATGGCCATTGCCCAGACGGTCGTGAAAGCGTTGCCGCCGGACATTTCTCCGCCCATGATCATGCGACTCGCCCCCTCGTCGATCCCCGTGGCGATGCTGGAGGTGAGCTCCGACAACATGACCCCGGCGGAGCTCTATAACCTCGCCTACATGCGGATCCGACCGCTGCTCGTAACCGTCAACGGCGCCATCCTGCCGCATCCCTATGGAGGCCAGGATATGCAGGTCATGGTCAACCTCGATCCGCAGAAAATGCTCGCGCGCAGCCTCACGCCGTCCGACATTCACAATGTCCTCATGAAGCAATATCGCGTGCTGCCCACCGGCGATATCAAGATCAACACAACGGACTGGATCGTCCAGACGAATGCGTCACCGCTGCAGATCGAAGAGTTCGCCAATATCCCGGTCAAGCGGGAAGGCAACGCGTTCGTCTATCTGCGCGACGTGGCCTCGGTGCGCCTCATGGGCCGAGTCCAGCAGAATGCGGTGCTGGTGAAGGGCAAGCAGACCGTCATCATCGTCGTCATGAAGAGCACCGAGGCCTCGACTCTGGCGGTGGTGGATGGGATCAAGAAGATGATTCCTCGGGCCGAGCACGTCGTCCCGGAGGGGGTGAAGATCAGGCTTCTGGACGACGCTTCGACCTTCGTCAAGGATGCGATCTCCGACGTGGTCCACGAAATGCTGACCGCCGGCGCGCTGGTCGGCCTCATCGTGTTGCTGTTGCTCGGCTCCTGGCGGGCCACCGTCATCGTCTGGACGTCGATCCCGCTGTCCATCTTGACCGCCATCATCGGCTTGCATTGGCTCGGGGAGACGATCAACGTCATGACCTTGGGCGGTCTGGCCCTGGCGGTCGGGATCCTCGTAGATGACGCAACCGTGATGATCGAAAACATCGATCGCCATCTCGAGATGGGCAAGCCGCTGGAACAGGCCATCATCGACGCCGCCAATCAGATCGTCGTCCCGACGCTCGTCGCCACGCTGTGCATCGCAATCGCCTGGCTCCCGCTCTTCGGGCTCACCGGTGCCTCAGGCTATCTCTTTAAGCCCATGGCGGAGGCCGTCATGATCGCGATGATCGCCTCGTTCATCCTTTCGCGCACACTGGTGCCGACCATGGCCAAATATATGATGAGGAGTCACCATGTCGCAACCGCATGA
- a CDS encoding efflux RND transporter periplasmic adaptor subunit, with protein sequence MIMTSIKSRIIIATVIVCGAYLGYRMQEAKSDAALLHNKTLEEAVPTVAVVSPKPLPGSETIVLPGNIVGWYEAPIYARVTGYVKMWHKDYGDTVKAGDLLAEISTPDLDAEFRQAHADLESERAKYRLAEVTANRWIALRPNHAVSEQSITVQEQNMRAQGAMVKAAEQKVKNIEAFIGFKKIVAPFDGVVIQRNINVGDLVSKEGNLSTPNAKTNLFTVAVVDKLRLFVSVPEAFGPFLNPGLTADVTVPQLPHRHFNFQFLTVAKGFEVGTRTATTVFTIENEDRALWPGSYAQVHLTAPIDRQAFTMPSTALVFQERGTQVAVVTEDDRIHLKSVKVSKLMDQIVEIEEGLSPSDRIVNNPSAALLEGNKVRIVTPTAGYDLVTGEKPAPEAAAPKEGSSSTL encoded by the coding sequence ATGATAATGACATCCATTAAATCACGTATCATCATTGCAACCGTCATTGTGTGCGGAGCCTACCTCGGCTATCGGATGCAAGAGGCCAAAAGCGACGCCGCCTTGCTGCACAACAAGACGCTCGAAGAGGCCGTGCCCACGGTCGCGGTCGTTTCTCCCAAGCCGCTTCCAGGGTCCGAGACGATTGTGCTTCCCGGCAATATCGTGGGTTGGTACGAGGCGCCGATCTACGCGCGGGTCACGGGCTATGTGAAGATGTGGCACAAGGACTACGGTGACACCGTGAAGGCAGGCGACCTCCTCGCCGAAATCAGCACTCCGGATCTCGACGCCGAATTTCGGCAAGCTCATGCGGATTTGGAATCCGAGCGCGCCAAGTATCGGCTCGCCGAGGTGACCGCGAATCGCTGGATCGCGCTGCGCCCCAATCATGCGGTGTCCGAGCAGTCGATCACGGTGCAGGAACAAAACATGAGAGCCCAAGGCGCGATGGTCAAGGCAGCGGAGCAAAAGGTCAAGAACATCGAGGCGTTCATCGGGTTCAAAAAGATCGTCGCGCCGTTTGACGGTGTCGTCATCCAACGCAACATCAACGTCGGCGACTTGGTCAGTAAGGAGGGCAACCTCAGCACCCCCAATGCGAAAACCAACCTGTTTACAGTCGCCGTCGTCGATAAGTTGCGTCTCTTTGTCAGTGTGCCGGAGGCGTTCGGGCCTTTTCTCAATCCAGGCTTGACGGCCGACGTGACTGTGCCGCAATTGCCTCATCGGCATTTCAACTTCCAGTTTCTGACCGTTGCCAAGGGATTCGAGGTGGGCACGCGCACTGCAACCACTGTGTTCACGATCGAGAACGAGGACCGAGCGCTCTGGCCCGGCTCCTACGCCCAGGTCCACCTGACGGCGCCGATCGATCGACAAGCCTTCACGATGCCCTCCACTGCGTTGGTGTTCCAGGAGCGAGGCACACAAGTGGCCGTGGTAACGGAGGACGACCGTATCCATTTGAAATCCGTCAAGGTCAGTAAACTCATGGACCAAATTGTCGAGATTGAAGAGGGACTTTCACCCAGCGACCGCATCGTGAACAACCCCAGCGCCGCGTTGCTCGAAGGCAACAAGGTACGCATCGTCACACCCACGGCCGGCTATGATCTTGTCACGGGAGAGAAGCCGGCACCAGAAGCCGCGGCACCAAAGGAAGGATCATCGTCGACCCTATGA
- a CDS encoding efflux RND transporter permease subunit, translated as MKQIVAIALRRPYTFVVMSILIVLFGGLTIQHMPTDVLPNILIPVTSVVWIYSGLLPQQVEGRITYLFERFVTATVEGIKYMHSHSYYGSSITNIYLQDGVDVGRAEADIMAIAQTVVKALPPDISPPMIMRLAPSSIPVAMLEVSSDNMTPAELYNLAYMRIRPLLVTVNGAILPHPYGGQDMQVMVNLDPQKMLARSLTPSDIHNVLMKQYRVLPTGDIKINTTDWIVQTNASPLQIEEFANIPVKREGNAFVYLRDVASVRLMGRVQQNAVLVKGKQTVIIVVMKSTEASTLAVVDGIKKMIPRAEHVVPEGVKIRLLDDASTFVKDAISDVLHEMLIAGALVGFIVLLLLGSWRATVIVWTSIPLSILTAIIGLHWLGESINVMTLGGLALAVGILVDNAIVMIENIDRHLEMGKPLEQAIIDAANQIVVPTLVATLCIAIAWLPLFGLTGSSGYLFKPMAEAVMIAMLASFILSFTLVPTMAKYMMRSHHVATA; from the coding sequence ATGAAGCAGATCGTCGCAATAGCCTTGCGCAGGCCATACACCTTCGTGGTGATGTCGATCCTCATCGTGCTGTTCGGGGGGCTGACGATCCAGCACATGCCGACCGATGTCTTACCGAATATCTTGATCCCCGTCACCTCTGTCGTCTGGATCTACTCCGGCCTGTTGCCGCAACAGGTGGAAGGCCGCATCACATATCTGTTCGAACGGTTCGTGACCGCCACCGTGGAAGGCATCAAGTACATGCACAGTCACTCGTACTACGGGAGCAGTATCACCAATATCTATCTCCAAGACGGAGTGGATGTCGGTCGAGCCGAAGCGGATATCATGGCCATTGCCCAGACGGTCGTGAAAGCGTTGCCGCCGGACATTTCTCCGCCCATGATCATGCGACTCGCCCCCTCGTCGATCCCCGTGGCGATGCTGGAGGTGAGCTCCGACAACATGACCCCGGCGGAGCTCTATAACCTCGCCTACATGCGGATCCGACCGCTGCTCGTAACCGTCAACGGCGCCATCCTGCCGCATCCCTATGGAGGCCAGGATATGCAGGTCATGGTCAACCTCGATCCGCAGAAAATGCTCGCGCGCAGCCTCACGCCGTCCGACATTCACAATGTCCTCATGAAGCAATATCGCGTGCTGCCCACCGGCGATATCAAGATCAACACAACGGACTGGATCGTCCAGACGAATGCGTCACCGCTGCAGATCGAAGAGTTCGCCAATATCCCGGTCAAGCGGGAAGGCAACGCGTTCGTCTATCTGCGCGACGTGGCCTCGGTGCGCCTCATGGGCCGAGTCCAGCAGAATGCGGTGCTGGTGAAGGGCAAGCAGACCGTCATCATCGTCGTCATGAAGAGCACCGAGGCCTCGACTCTGGCGGTGGTGGATGGGATCAAGAAGATGATTCCTCGGGCCGAGCACGTCGTCCCGGAGGGGGTGAAGATCAGGCTTCTGGACGACGCTTCGACCTTCGTCAAGGATGCAATCTCGGACGTCCTGCATGAAATGTTGATCGCCGGCGCGCTGGTCGGCTTCATTGTGCTGCTGTTGCTCGGCTCCTGGCGGGCCACCGTCATCGTCTGGACGTCGATCCCGCTGTCCATCTTGACCGCCATCATCGGCCTGCATTGGCTCGGGGAGTCGATCAACGTCATGACCTTGGGCGGTCTGGCCCTGGCGGTCGGGATCCTCGTGGATAATGCGATTGTGATGATCGAAAACATCGATCGCCATCTCGAGATGGGCAAGCCCTTGGAACAGGCCATCATCGACGCCGCCAATCAGATCGTCGTCCCGACGCTCGTCGCCACGCTGTGCATCGCAATCGCTTGGCTGCCGCTCTTCGGGCTCACCGGCAGTTCCGGCTATCTCTTTAAGCCCATGGCGGAGGCCGTCATGATCGCGATGCTCGCCTCGTTCATCCTTTCGTTCACACTAGTGCCGACCATGGCCAAATATATGATGAGGAGTCACCATGTCGCAACCGCATGA
- a CDS encoding efflux transporter outer membrane subunit, whose translation MSTPWLNSAWRCSLVLVALTFPACSDWLPRANLAPTYEPPEYVVPASWHGSSPFVEANPSDAELRPDWWKAYNDPVLDKLVEQAMEANPDLQAAAERFVQARNVMMKARAQYLPQIGIEFGGSHQRQSFERLFRAPESPLQQATMELGGLASWEYDLWSALRNTAQVETYRAQERAADWGLARLSLQAEVGADYFLLRGFDAQTAIYVQSIDLYKSTLDLVNSQFAGAIASALDVARVESLYYSTQTKLAQVQAQRQVTEQAIAILLNVTPTSFTIDPVNELRVANFTVPRVLPATLLERRPDIAGSERRMAQASRTVGIARAAFFPNLAFRADGGFEDGFNLVKLANSFWAYGAAVSLPVFQGGYRRAQLNQAWAAYREMEDLYRSTVLNAFREVESNLTLTNRLTLAADRQDAAVGAYFKTQNLTIELYQGGLASSLEVIYAELQTLLARIDAVQIKAELLRSSVALIRALGGGWNRQQLPSDDQIQPFGTFQYVNLDKAPPASGIAGHADNNHLYNDLTKPSVRQ comes from the coding sequence ATGTCCACCCCCTGGCTCAACTCGGCATGGCGCTGCAGCTTGGTGCTGGTGGCGCTCACCTTTCCGGCGTGCAGTGATTGGTTACCGCGCGCCAATCTGGCGCCGACCTATGAGCCGCCGGAATACGTCGTACCGGCGTCGTGGCATGGCTCCAGTCCCTTCGTGGAGGCCAATCCGTCGGATGCGGAACTGCGCCCGGATTGGTGGAAAGCGTATAACGATCCGGTGCTGGACAAGCTCGTCGAACAGGCCATGGAGGCCAATCCGGACCTCCAGGCCGCCGCCGAGCGGTTCGTGCAGGCCCGCAATGTCATGATGAAGGCCCGGGCGCAATACCTGCCGCAGATCGGGATCGAATTCGGCGGGTCCCACCAACGCCAGTCGTTTGAGCGACTCTTTCGGGCCCCTGAGAGTCCGCTGCAACAAGCCACGATGGAACTGGGCGGCCTGGCCTCCTGGGAGTACGATTTATGGTCGGCGCTCCGCAATACCGCCCAGGTGGAGACCTACCGAGCCCAAGAACGGGCCGCCGACTGGGGCCTCGCCCGCCTGAGCCTCCAAGCGGAGGTAGGGGCCGACTATTTCCTCCTCCGGGGCTTCGACGCCCAGACGGCCATCTACGTGCAATCGATCGACCTCTACAAAAGCACGCTCGACCTCGTCAACTCCCAGTTTGCCGGCGCGATCGCGTCCGCCCTCGATGTCGCCCGGGTAGAATCGCTGTACTACAGTACCCAGACGAAACTTGCGCAGGTGCAAGCCCAACGCCAAGTGACGGAACAGGCGATCGCCATCCTCCTCAATGTGACGCCGACCAGTTTTACGATTGACCCGGTCAATGAACTGCGGGTCGCCAACTTTACGGTGCCGCGTGTCCTGCCCGCCACCTTGCTGGAGCGCCGGCCCGATATCGCGGGCAGTGAGCGCCGGATGGCCCAGGCCAGCCGCACCGTCGGGATCGCCCGAGCCGCGTTTTTTCCCAACCTCGCGTTTCGTGCGGATGGCGGCTTTGAAGACGGCTTCAATCTGGTCAAGCTAGCCAATAGTTTCTGGGCCTATGGCGCAGCCGTGTCGCTCCCGGTGTTCCAAGGGGGCTATCGCCGCGCCCAATTGAACCAGGCGTGGGCGGCCTATCGCGAAATGGAGGACCTGTACCGATCGACCGTGCTCAACGCGTTTCGCGAGGTCGAGAGCAATTTGACCCTGACGAACCGCCTGACCCTCGCGGCCGATCGGCAAGACGCCGCCGTGGGCGCGTACTTCAAAACGCAGAATCTCACCATAGAACTGTACCAGGGCGGCCTGGCGTCCAGCCTGGAAGTCATTTACGCCGAGCTCCAGACGCTGCTGGCGCGCATCGACGCAGTGCAAATCAAGGCCGAACTGCTGCGCTCCTCCGTCGCCCTCATCCGCGCCCTGGGCGGAGGGTGGAACCGTCAGCAATTGCCCTCGGACGATCAGATTCAACCGTTTGGGACGTTCCAATATGTCAACCTAGACAAAGCGCCTCCCGCCAGCGGGATCGCTGGGCACGCCGACAATAACCATTTGTACAACGATCTGACCAAG